The following are encoded in a window of Paraburkholderia hospita genomic DNA:
- a CDS encoding BON domain-containing protein, translated as MKDNHIVELAVALLFVAASMNAWPQSGQPASGPASVPGASAMTASGAAAPATGRKADRALRRKVYAAIGKQKEISAGDIGVTAKDGAITLYGSVTDASQIDKVVELAKGVPGVTSVTNKLAVKKPLGGM; from the coding sequence ATGAAAGACAATCACATAGTTGAACTGGCCGTCGCGCTATTGTTCGTCGCAGCGTCCATGAATGCATGGCCCCAGTCGGGTCAGCCAGCAAGTGGGCCTGCCAGTGTACCGGGCGCATCCGCGATGACGGCGTCCGGCGCAGCCGCACCGGCTACCGGAAGGAAAGCAGATAGAGCGCTGCGTCGGAAAGTGTATGCGGCCATTGGAAAGCAAAAGGAGATCAGTGCCGGGGATATCGGCGTCACCGCGAAAGACGGCGCGATAACGTTGTATGGCTCGGTTACCGATGCATCGCAGATCGACAAGGTCGTGGAGCTCGCGAAAGGCGTTCCGGGCGTGACTTCGGTGACT
- a CDS encoding MFS transporter has product MLMQHAEPTAGNVPVTQADVRGYAWIVFALTVGLLLSDYMSRQVLNAVFPLLKATWGLSDTRLGSLSSVVALMVGVLTFPLSVLADRWGRVKSIVLMAAMWSLATLGCAISTNYGEMLLARAFVGIGEAAYGSVGIAVVLSIFPARLRSTLTGAFMAGGAFGSVLGMALGGAVAAQMGWRMAFGAMAALGIVLVIVYRLVVTEQRLALLQPASLNKAEGLGVRMSLRALMKGLFSTKSVVCAYVGSGIHLLVPAAVWAWMPSFLNRYYGMPIGKAATSAAVFVLVTGVGMVVCGSLADRLSKNGRERKWSAAIAFCLASFTLLAIGFRMPAGPLQLMVIGVGMFFCAGASGPSGAMVANLTPPSIHASAFATLTLANNLLGLAPAAVLTGVIADRLGLLGALQLVPFAPLIAAIAFFIGKRNYASDLDRLNTLREEAAH; this is encoded by the coding sequence ATGCTCATGCAGCATGCCGAACCCACGGCGGGCAATGTACCCGTCACACAAGCGGACGTGCGCGGCTATGCATGGATCGTATTTGCCCTGACGGTCGGGCTGTTGCTCTCCGACTACATGTCGCGGCAGGTGTTGAACGCCGTGTTTCCGCTGCTCAAGGCCACATGGGGCCTTTCCGATACCCGGCTGGGTTCGCTGAGCAGCGTGGTCGCGCTGATGGTCGGCGTGCTCACCTTTCCGCTGTCGGTGCTTGCCGATCGCTGGGGGCGCGTGAAGAGCATCGTCCTGATGGCGGCGATGTGGAGTCTCGCGACGCTGGGCTGCGCGATCTCGACGAACTATGGCGAGATGCTGCTGGCGCGGGCGTTCGTCGGTATCGGCGAAGCTGCCTACGGCAGTGTCGGGATCGCAGTGGTCCTGAGCATTTTCCCCGCACGGCTGCGCTCCACGCTGACGGGCGCGTTCATGGCGGGCGGGGCGTTCGGCTCAGTGCTGGGCATGGCACTGGGCGGCGCGGTCGCGGCCCAGATGGGCTGGCGTATGGCGTTTGGCGCGATGGCGGCACTGGGGATCGTGCTGGTGATCGTCTACCGGCTCGTCGTTACCGAACAGCGTCTCGCGCTGCTGCAGCCGGCAAGCCTGAACAAGGCGGAAGGGCTCGGTGTGCGGATGAGCCTGCGCGCGCTGATGAAGGGGCTGTTCTCGACGAAGTCCGTCGTGTGCGCTTATGTCGGCAGCGGTATCCATCTGCTGGTTCCCGCCGCTGTGTGGGCGTGGATGCCGAGCTTTCTGAATCGCTACTACGGCATGCCCATCGGCAAGGCCGCGACGAGCGCGGCAGTGTTCGTGCTGGTGACGGGCGTTGGCATGGTGGTGTGCGGCAGTCTCGCCGACCGGCTCAGCAAGAATGGACGCGAACGCAAGTGGAGCGCTGCTATCGCCTTCTGCCTGGCGTCCTTCACGCTGCTCGCGATTGGCTTTCGCATGCCAGCGGGTCCGTTGCAACTGATGGTGATCGGCGTTGGCATGTTCTTCTGCGCAGGGGCGAGCGGCCCGTCGGGTGCGATGGTGGCCAACCTCACGCCGCCGTCGATACATGCATCGGCGTTTGCGACCCTGACGCTCGCGAACAACCTGCTGGGTCTGGCACCCGCTGCCGTGCTCACAGGCGTCATTGCCGACCGGCTCGGACTGCTCGGCGCATTGCAACTCGTGCCGTTTGCACCGCTCATCGCAGCTATCGCGTTCTTTATCGGCAAGCGGAACTACGCGAGCGATCTCGATCGCCTGAATACGCTGCGCGAAGAGGCCGCACACTGA
- a CDS encoding TauD/TfdA dioxygenase family protein produces MQVEPLTCTIGAELTGVHLADAIHDDGLFAEIRAALLKHRVVFLRDQEITRTEHVAFARRFGELEDHPVAGSDPDHPGLVRIYKNPDQPNDRYENAWHADATWREAPQFGAVLRCVECPPVGGDTMWANMVLAYENLPEHIKTQIADLRARHSIEASFGAAMPIEKRLALKAQFPDAEHPVVRTHPETGEKVLFVNAFTTHFTNYHTPARVRFGQDANPGAGDLLRYLVSQAYLPEYQVRWRWKPNSIAIWDNRSTQHYAVMDYAPCHRKMERAGIIGDKPY; encoded by the coding sequence ATGCAAGTCGAACCCTTGACGTGTACGATCGGCGCCGAACTGACGGGCGTGCATCTCGCCGATGCGATCCACGATGACGGCCTGTTTGCGGAAATCCGTGCGGCGCTGCTGAAACACCGCGTGGTGTTCCTGCGCGACCAGGAGATCACGCGCACCGAGCATGTTGCGTTTGCGCGCCGGTTCGGAGAACTGGAAGATCATCCCGTCGCAGGCAGCGATCCGGATCATCCGGGCCTCGTGCGCATCTACAAGAATCCGGACCAGCCCAACGACCGCTACGAAAACGCTTGGCACGCCGACGCCACCTGGCGGGAAGCGCCGCAGTTCGGCGCGGTGCTGCGTTGCGTGGAGTGTCCGCCCGTGGGCGGCGACACGATGTGGGCGAATATGGTCCTCGCCTACGAGAACCTGCCGGAGCACATCAAGACGCAAATCGCGGACTTGCGTGCCCGCCACAGTATCGAGGCGAGTTTCGGCGCCGCGATGCCCATCGAGAAACGCCTCGCACTGAAGGCGCAATTCCCGGACGCGGAGCACCCGGTGGTGCGCACGCACCCTGAAACAGGCGAGAAGGTGTTGTTCGTGAATGCTTTCACCACGCATTTCACCAACTATCACACGCCGGCACGAGTGCGCTTCGGGCAGGACGCGAATCCGGGTGCGGGCGATCTGCTGCGCTATCTGGTCAGCCAGGCTTACCTACCCGAGTACCAGGTGCGCTGGCGCTGGAAGCCGAACAGCATCGCGATATGGGACAACCGCAGCACGCAACACTATGCGGTGATGGACTACGCGCCGTGCCATCGCAAGATGGAGCGCGCCGGGATTATCGGCGACAAGCCGTATTGA
- a CDS encoding quinone oxidoreductase family protein produces the protein MAKAVRFHETGGPEVLRYEDVEVGDPGPGQVRLRHEAVGLNFADTYFRSGLYPVPLPAGMGVEAAGVVESIGPGVTNVAVGDRVTYTGFVNTLGAYSTERLVPAGPLIKLPDAISSETAAGMTMRGLTASYLMRRIHDFKAGDVILLHAAAGGVGLIVSQWAKLLGLTVIGTVSTEAKGEIARAHGCDHVVYYGRENVAKRVRELTDGVGVNVVFDSVGKDTFEASLDSLKRRGLMVCVGTASGPIPPFNPQMLAVKGSLYMTRPALADYIADPVEKNELAGEIFGHIAAGRIKIELNQRYALEDAAQAHRDLEARKTTGSSVFVI, from the coding sequence ATGGCAAAGGCAGTGCGCTTCCATGAAACGGGTGGTCCCGAAGTCTTGCGCTACGAGGACGTTGAAGTGGGCGATCCCGGCCCAGGGCAGGTCCGCCTGCGTCACGAGGCAGTCGGCCTGAATTTCGCCGACACGTATTTCCGCAGCGGCCTCTACCCGGTCCCACTGCCTGCAGGCATGGGCGTCGAGGCGGCGGGCGTGGTCGAATCGATTGGCCCGGGTGTGACGAACGTCGCGGTGGGCGATCGCGTGACTTACACGGGTTTCGTCAATACGCTCGGCGCCTATAGCACCGAACGCCTGGTTCCAGCGGGTCCGCTCATCAAGCTGCCCGATGCGATCTCCAGCGAAACGGCTGCTGGCATGACCATGCGCGGCCTGACCGCGTCGTATCTGATGCGCCGTATCCATGACTTCAAGGCGGGCGACGTCATTCTGCTGCATGCCGCTGCGGGTGGCGTTGGGCTGATCGTGTCGCAATGGGCGAAGCTGCTGGGTCTGACCGTGATCGGCACGGTTTCGACGGAAGCCAAGGGCGAGATTGCCCGCGCGCATGGCTGCGACCACGTCGTCTACTACGGCCGGGAGAACGTTGCGAAGCGCGTGCGTGAACTGACGGATGGCGTCGGCGTGAACGTGGTGTTCGACAGCGTCGGCAAGGATACCTTTGAGGCTTCACTCGATTCGCTCAAGCGTCGCGGTCTGATGGTCTGCGTAGGCACGGCGTCGGGTCCGATCCCGCCGTTCAATCCGCAGATGCTGGCGGTGAAAGGCTCGCTGTATATGACTCGCCCGGCGCTGGCCGACTATATCGCCGACCCCGTCGAAAAGAACGAACTGGCAGGCGAAATCTTCGGGCATATCGCCGCGGGCCGCATCAAGATCGAGCTCAACCAGCGCTACGCGCTCGAGGATGCGGCGCAAGCGCACCGCGACCTGGAAGCGCGCAAGACGACCGGCTCATCGGTCTTCGTCATCTGA
- a CDS encoding AraC family transcriptional regulator — protein sequence METMLRSVAMGGYFDVARRLGLNPFELVQQFGIDAAALANPDDRVPATACCRLIELTADMASCPTFALQMAETRQKFGTGVVNILLAHKRTLREVLLAAAEYRHLLNEALAVYVENAGDTVTIREELVVEPGTPTKQAIELAVAVLARHASALLGDHWKPRTVHFTHAGPADLTFHRRFFGCALQFGSDFNGFVCAAADLDYPNPAADPELVRYAESLATPMNAASADSAALEVRKAIYLLLPLEQATVELVSRQLGLSVRTMQRQLESAETSFSTLVEEVRRELAVRYMSNPRYPIGRVSALLGYSQQGSFTKWFTSQFRVTPRDWRNSRLK from the coding sequence ATGGAAACGATGTTGCGGTCGGTGGCGATGGGCGGCTATTTCGATGTGGCACGGCGGCTCGGACTGAACCCGTTCGAGCTCGTGCAGCAGTTCGGGATCGATGCGGCAGCGCTCGCCAATCCCGACGATCGGGTTCCGGCCACCGCATGCTGCCGGCTCATCGAACTGACGGCCGATATGGCGTCTTGCCCGACCTTCGCCCTGCAAATGGCGGAAACCCGTCAGAAGTTCGGGACTGGCGTGGTCAATATCCTGCTCGCCCACAAACGCACATTGCGCGAGGTGCTGCTCGCCGCAGCCGAATACCGGCATCTGCTCAACGAAGCGCTGGCGGTCTACGTCGAGAACGCGGGCGACACGGTCACCATCAGGGAGGAACTCGTCGTCGAACCGGGCACCCCGACAAAGCAGGCGATCGAGCTGGCGGTCGCCGTGCTCGCACGCCATGCCAGCGCCCTGCTCGGCGACCACTGGAAGCCGCGCACTGTCCATTTCACTCACGCCGGACCTGCCGACCTGACGTTTCATCGACGGTTCTTCGGCTGTGCACTGCAGTTCGGAAGCGACTTCAACGGCTTCGTCTGTGCAGCGGCCGATCTCGACTACCCGAATCCTGCCGCTGATCCAGAACTGGTGCGATACGCCGAAAGCCTCGCCACGCCAATGAACGCGGCGAGTGCCGACTCGGCTGCGCTCGAAGTGCGCAAGGCGATTTATTTGCTGCTACCGCTCGAGCAAGCCACGGTCGAGCTGGTTTCGCGGCAGCTGGGTCTGAGCGTACGCACCATGCAGCGTCAGCTCGAATCGGCGGAGACCAGCTTCTCGACGCTGGTCGAGGAAGTCCGGCGCGAACTGGCCGTGCGCTATATGAGCAATCCACGCTATCCGATCGGCCGGGTCTCAGCACTGCTGGGCTACTCGCAACAAGGCTCGTTCACGAAGTGGTTCACTTCGCAATTTCGTGTGACGCCGCGTGACTGGCGAAACAGCCGATTGAAATGA
- a CDS encoding 3-(methylthio)propionyl-CoA ligase → MQGLMMQQPLLVASLLTHAERHHGGQEIVSRRVEGDIHRYSYRDLAQRARGMANALAALGIEQGERVGTLAWNGYRHMELYFAVSGSGAVLHTLNPRLHVDQLAYIIEHAQDRIVFFDLTFLPLIESVASRVKSPKIFVAMTDRAHMPTTHGLSSMLMCYEDLIDLHHDVFEWPLLDENSASSLCYTSGTTGNPKGVLYSHRSTVLHTYAAALPDSLNCSARDAILPVVPMFHVNAWGLPYIACMVGAKLVFPGPALDGKSLYELIEAEQVTLSAGVPTVWQGLLAHVDAIKGAFSHMRRTIVGGAACPTAMTAAFRESHRVEVLHAWGMTELSPVGTVCSLKAHQLSLPVSERYAVQAKQGRGVFGIDMKIVDADGNALPWDGIAAGDLLVRGPWVAREYFGSEGQSPLRDGWFPTGDIARIDADGFMQITDRSKDVIKSGGEWISSTDIENVACLHPDVTTAVCIAARHAKWDERPLLLIVKKPGSGLDANGVLAFLDGRIARWWKPDAVVFVDTVPIGATGKVLKNQLRDQFGDYYLTA, encoded by the coding sequence ATGCAAGGTTTGATGATGCAGCAGCCGCTGCTGGTCGCGTCGCTGCTCACGCATGCGGAACGTCATCACGGTGGGCAGGAAATCGTGTCGCGACGCGTCGAAGGGGATATTCACCGCTATTCGTACCGGGACCTCGCGCAACGCGCACGCGGCATGGCCAATGCGCTTGCCGCCCTCGGCATCGAGCAAGGCGAGCGGGTAGGGACGCTCGCATGGAATGGCTACCGCCATATGGAGCTTTACTTTGCCGTGTCGGGTTCCGGCGCCGTGTTGCATACGCTCAACCCACGGCTGCATGTCGATCAGCTCGCGTACATCATCGAGCACGCGCAGGATCGCATCGTGTTCTTCGACCTCACGTTCCTGCCGTTGATCGAGAGCGTCGCGTCGCGCGTGAAAAGCCCGAAGATTTTCGTCGCGATGACCGATCGGGCGCACATGCCGACAACGCATGGCCTGTCCTCGATGCTGATGTGCTATGAGGATCTCATCGATCTTCACCATGATGTATTCGAATGGCCGCTGCTCGACGAAAACAGCGCCTCGTCGCTGTGCTACACGTCGGGCACCACGGGCAATCCGAAGGGCGTGCTGTACAGCCACCGCTCGACCGTGCTGCACACCTATGCGGCAGCGTTGCCCGATTCGCTCAACTGTTCGGCGCGCGATGCAATTCTCCCCGTCGTGCCGATGTTCCATGTGAACGCATGGGGATTGCCGTATATCGCGTGTATGGTCGGCGCAAAGCTGGTGTTTCCGGGGCCGGCGCTCGACGGTAAATCCCTCTACGAACTGATCGAAGCAGAGCAGGTCACCTTGTCGGCGGGTGTGCCGACGGTCTGGCAGGGACTGCTCGCACACGTCGACGCGATCAAGGGTGCGTTCTCGCATATGAGGCGCACGATCGTCGGCGGCGCAGCGTGTCCGACTGCGATGACGGCCGCATTCAGGGAGTCTCATCGCGTCGAGGTCCTGCACGCCTGGGGAATGACGGAATTGAGCCCGGTCGGCACGGTCTGTAGTCTCAAGGCGCATCAGCTTTCGCTGCCTGTCAGCGAGCGTTACGCGGTCCAGGCGAAGCAGGGGCGCGGGGTGTTCGGCATCGACATGAAGATCGTCGATGCGGATGGCAACGCGTTGCCGTGGGACGGCATTGCGGCGGGCGATCTGCTGGTGCGCGGTCCGTGGGTCGCGAGGGAGTACTTTGGCAGCGAAGGCCAGTCGCCGCTGCGCGACGGCTGGTTTCCGACGGGCGACATCGCAAGGATCGACGCTGATGGTTTCATGCAGATCACCGATCGCAGCAAGGACGTCATCAAGTCGGGCGGAGAATGGATCAGTTCGACCGACATCGAAAACGTCGCGTGCCTGCACCCCGACGTGACGACTGCCGTCTGCATTGCCGCGCGGCATGCGAAGTGGGACGAACGGCCGTTGCTGCTGATCGTGAAGAAGCCGGGAAGCGGGCTGGACGCGAACGGAGTGCTGGCTTTCCTCGACGGACGCATTGCCCGATGGTGGAAACCCGACGCCGTGGTGTTCGTCGATACCGTTCCTATCGGCGCAACCGGCAAGGTGCTCAAGAACCAGTTGAGAGATCAATTCGGCGACTACTACCTGACGGCCTGA
- a CDS encoding BKACE family enzyme — MQFLDDSLHPENQDKVVITTAPYGPEWMPADFPEDIPVTMDQQVQKAVDCYNAGATVLHLHVRELDGKGSKRLSKFNELIAGVRAAVPDMIIQVGGSISFAPENDGQAAKWLSDDTRHMLADLDPKPDQVTVAINTTQMNIMELLYPEYLAGTSLSNPAFMAAYSEMTVPAGPAWVEEHLRRLQASGIQPHFQLTGIHALETLERLVRKGVYKGPLNLTWIGIGGGFDGPNPFNFFNFVHRAPDGCTLTAESLLKNVLPFNMMAMSMGLHPRCGIEDTIIDQHGNRFTSVQQIEQCVRVARELGREIATGKEAREIYRIGVQYETADETLAANGMAPNRETGVRNLPLRAA, encoded by the coding sequence ATGCAGTTTCTCGACGATTCGCTCCACCCGGAGAACCAGGACAAGGTTGTCATCACCACCGCGCCGTACGGTCCGGAATGGATGCCGGCTGACTTCCCGGAAGACATTCCGGTGACGATGGACCAGCAGGTCCAGAAGGCCGTCGACTGCTACAACGCTGGCGCCACGGTGCTTCACCTGCACGTGCGCGAACTGGACGGCAAGGGCTCGAAGCGCCTGTCCAAGTTCAACGAACTGATCGCGGGTGTGCGCGCCGCCGTGCCCGACATGATTATCCAGGTGGGCGGTTCGATATCGTTTGCACCGGAAAACGACGGACAGGCCGCGAAGTGGCTCTCCGACGATACGCGTCACATGCTGGCCGATCTCGACCCGAAGCCGGACCAGGTGACGGTCGCGATCAACACGACGCAGATGAACATCATGGAGCTGCTCTATCCGGAGTACCTGGCAGGCACCTCGCTGTCCAATCCGGCGTTCATGGCCGCGTACAGCGAAATGACCGTGCCTGCGGGTCCGGCATGGGTCGAGGAACATCTGCGCCGCCTGCAGGCCTCGGGCATTCAGCCGCACTTCCAGCTCACGGGCATCCACGCGCTCGAAACGCTGGAGCGCCTCGTGCGCAAGGGCGTCTACAAGGGGCCGCTGAACCTGACATGGATCGGCATCGGCGGCGGCTTCGACGGCCCGAACCCGTTCAATTTCTTCAATTTCGTGCATCGCGCGCCGGACGGCTGCACGCTGACTGCTGAGTCGTTGCTCAAGAACGTGTTGCCGTTCAACATGATGGCAATGTCGATGGGTCTGCATCCTCGCTGCGGTATCGAAGACACGATCATCGATCAGCACGGCAATCGCTTCACGTCGGTGCAGCAGATCGAGCAGTGCGTGCGCGTCGCGCGCGAACTCGGGCGCGAAATTGCCACCGGCAAGGAAGCACGCGAGATCTACCGCATCGGCGTGCAGTACGAGACGGCCGATGAGACGCTCGCGGCCAACGGCATGGCGCCGAACCGCGAGACGGGCGTCAGGAACCTGCCGCTGCGCGCGGCGTGA
- a CDS encoding RBBP9/YdeN family alpha/beta hydrolase, protein MTLGITPTILIVPGLRDHVAGHWQTLLEQTLPNAASVPPLEYDGLSCAARVAALDAALAKIDGPVILVAHSAGVMITVHWARQHDRKIHGALLAAPADLETPLPAGYPTFDALAVNGWHPIPRERLPFPSIVGASRNDPLGKFERVEAMAHDWGSRLVDLGEVGHLNPAAGFGEWPMATTLIRELL, encoded by the coding sequence ATGACTCTCGGTATCACACCCACCATTCTGATCGTGCCGGGCTTGCGCGATCACGTCGCCGGGCATTGGCAAACGCTGCTGGAGCAGACGTTGCCGAACGCGGCTTCCGTGCCGCCGCTCGAATACGACGGGCTCAGTTGCGCGGCGCGTGTCGCGGCACTCGATGCGGCGCTCGCGAAAATCGACGGCCCGGTGATTCTGGTGGCGCATAGCGCGGGCGTGATGATCACGGTGCATTGGGCGAGGCAGCACGACCGCAAGATTCACGGTGCGCTGCTCGCAGCGCCTGCCGACCTCGAAACGCCGCTGCCGGCTGGCTATCCGACTTTCGATGCGCTCGCAGTGAATGGCTGGCATCCCATTCCGCGCGAACGGCTGCCGTTTCCGAGCATCGTGGGCGCGAGCCGCAACGATCCGCTCGGGAAGTTCGAGCGTGTGGAAGCGATGGCGCATGACTGGGGCAGCCGTCTCGTCGATCTCGGCGAAGTCGGTCACCTCAATCCCGCTGCGGGCTTTGGCGAATGGCCGATGGCGACGACGCTGATCCGCGAGTTGCTCTGA
- a CDS encoding porin has product MKLKLCCAAALAIFATVAHAQSSVTLYGVIDTGMLYQSTSAATFQPHAPNLGHVYQLKDGGIYASFWGLKGSEDIGGGYKINFKLQGVFNSTNGKFGLADTPGTTAIFNQFATVGVSGPFGTFDAGRQIIPMIYAMAETDVRGAQYFGSILTAWLGINQAAGWPGTSTNAPIGALYDSNALVYNSPKFYGASLALEYAPGGVAGQFQGGTRESAVLKYSNYGLNLSAVYYNGHDTNPFPLTYPAAPAVPATGLANNRFYYFGAMYTISGFSISASYGIGKNPAKSNTADFEMISGGLGYQFNPSFKVTSGYYYLKDRNNSANHSSEFAVGAEYNLSKRTKAYAQVGYVDNKGTMNQTIIYGAPVAPGESTTAAMVGIRHAF; this is encoded by the coding sequence ATGAAACTGAAGTTATGCTGCGCTGCTGCGCTGGCGATTTTCGCCACGGTGGCCCATGCGCAATCGTCGGTCACGCTGTATGGCGTCATCGACACCGGGATGCTGTATCAGAGCACGTCGGCGGCAACGTTCCAGCCGCATGCGCCTAACCTCGGCCACGTTTACCAGCTCAAGGACGGCGGTATCTACGCCAGCTTCTGGGGGCTCAAGGGAAGCGAGGATATCGGCGGCGGCTACAAGATCAACTTCAAGCTGCAGGGCGTATTCAACTCCACGAACGGCAAGTTCGGTCTCGCCGATACGCCCGGCACGACCGCGATCTTCAACCAGTTTGCGACGGTCGGGGTATCCGGGCCATTCGGAACATTCGACGCCGGACGGCAGATCATCCCGATGATCTACGCGATGGCCGAAACCGACGTGCGCGGCGCGCAGTATTTCGGCAGTATCCTGACTGCATGGCTTGGCATCAATCAGGCGGCCGGCTGGCCCGGCACCAGCACCAACGCGCCGATCGGCGCCCTGTATGACAGCAATGCGCTCGTCTACAACTCGCCGAAATTTTATGGTGCTTCGCTTGCACTCGAGTACGCGCCGGGCGGCGTCGCGGGTCAGTTCCAGGGCGGTACGCGTGAATCCGCCGTGCTCAAATATTCGAACTACGGTCTGAATCTGTCTGCCGTGTACTACAACGGACACGATACCAATCCGTTCCCGCTGACGTATCCGGCCGCTCCCGCCGTGCCCGCGACAGGTCTCGCCAACAACCGTTTCTACTATTTTGGCGCGATGTACACGATCAGCGGGTTTTCGATATCCGCGTCTTACGGCATCGGCAAGAATCCGGCAAAAAGCAATACTGCCGATTTCGAAATGATATCGGGCGGCCTTGGCTACCAGTTCAACCCTAGCTTCAAGGTTACGTCCGGCTACTACTACCTGAAGGACCGGAACAATTCAGCGAACCACTCGAGCGAATTCGCAGTGGGCGCGGAATACAACCTGTCCAAACGGACCAAGGCCTACGCGCAGGTCGGCTATGTCGACAACAAGGGGACCATGAACCAGACGATCATCTACGGCGCGCCGGTTGCGCCGGGAGAGTCCACCACTGCGGCAATGGTCGGCATTCGCCATGCGTTCTGA
- a CDS encoding Rieske (2Fe-2S) protein, which yields MSRQVGIGVAGEIEPGQRKRVFVDGRCIVVFNVDGAIYAIDDSCPHNGASLGNGQLEGCVLRCPAHGLRFDLRTGCTPGTGGLSLIRFAVETVDSKLVLNLDEQNTVLTNVTGGNAAGQPEARQCATRQEKQQCKV from the coding sequence ATGTCACGTCAGGTAGGGATCGGTGTTGCCGGCGAAATCGAACCGGGCCAGCGCAAGCGGGTATTCGTCGACGGTCGATGCATCGTGGTTTTCAACGTCGATGGTGCGATTTACGCGATCGACGACTCGTGCCCGCACAACGGCGCGTCGCTCGGGAATGGTCAGCTGGAAGGGTGCGTACTGCGCTGTCCCGCACACGGCCTGCGTTTCGATCTGCGCACGGGATGCACGCCCGGAACGGGCGGCTTGAGCCTCATCAGGTTCGCCGTTGAGACAGTCGATTCGAAGCTGGTCCTGAATCTCGACGAACAGAACACAGTGCTGACGAACGTGACAGGCGGCAATGCAGCAGGACAACCGGAAGCGCGGCAGTGCGCGACCAGACAGGAGAAGCAACAATGCAAGGTTTGA